The sequence below is a genomic window from Gammaproteobacteria bacterium.
GATGCGGGAAGCGCCCGAAACGGCGCACGATCTCGCGATGGTGATGAGCGAACTTGAGGTTTTCCTCCAGCCCCGGCTTGTCGAACAGGCGCACCGAGCGGTTCTGGTCGGCCAGCGACTCGCTGTGCATGTAGGGCATGTACAAAAAGGCCTGCTGCTGCGGGGTCAGCTCAAGGTCGAAGCCGCGCTCGATGGCCGCTTCCGCCACCTCGCGGGCGCGCGCCTCGGTGGAAAAGCTGTCGGGTTTGCCGCGATACATGTTGAGCGGGAACTGATCGAACACGATCACCAGCGCCAGCGAACCGAGGGCGGTCTGCCGCCAGGACTTGTAGCCGCCGTCTTTGGCGCGCCGCCAGGTTTCCTCGAAACGGTCGCGGATCTCGTCGTCGAAGGCCGGCGTCGAATCGAACCAGAGCGGGCGCACCCGTTCGGAAAACCAGAAGTCGTCGATCAGCTCCGGCGTCACGATGTCCATCGACCGCCTCCTGCCAGATAGAGAAATGCCAGCGGGGATTCTTTCAGCGCGCCGGGCGTGGCGCAAGCCCCGCGCCCGGGAAGGGGGCTAACAGGCTATTGTTGTCGCTCAGGCGAGTGCGAGCGAAGGAAAAATTGGGCGAAAAATCTTTCTGGAAAAGATTTTCGCGCCAGCCGCGTAGCGGGCAGGCACAAGGATGCGCCTGCCAAAAAGCGCAGTTTACGTATCGTTTGCTGCTACGCAGCCCCGCATTATGAGCCTGATTTTGACGCCCTATCGTGCAGCATGAGTAGACAAAAATAGCCTGTTAAGGCTCGGGCACCATCCGGATATACCCACAGGGGCACTCATTGGCGCACAGCCCGCAGCCCTTGCAGTAATCGTAATCGAACACGTAGTGGCTGCCGTCGG
It includes:
- a CDS encoding DUF924 domain-containing protein, with amino-acid sequence MDIVTPELIDDFWFSERVRPLWFDSTPAFDDEIRDRFEETWRRAKDGGYKSWRQTALGSLALVIVFDQFPLNMYRGKPDSFSTEARAREVAEAAIERGFDLELTPQQQAFLYMPYMHSESLADQNRSVRLFDKPGLEENLKFAHHHREIVRRFGRFPHRNAILGRASTREERDWLASDEAFLG